The Candidatus Cloacimonadota bacterium genome includes the window ACTTTAAAAAAACTTTCTCTGCAATCAGGATAGCCAGAACTATCTTCCTCCATCGCCCCAATAAATATCTTTTTGGCATTTATGACTTCAGCCCAGGAAACTGCAATACCAAGAAGGTGTGCATTTCTAAATGGGACATAAGTGCTTGGAATATTTTTTGAGACCTTATCTGGAACTTTTAATCGCACATCTGTTAAACTTGAACCGCCAATCTTCCTGAGATAATCTATATCAACGCTAAATTTTTTTTCTATATTGTAATATTCGGAAATATCATTAAAGGATTTTTCTTCTCTATCTGAAGTTCTTTGGCCATAATTAATATGTAAAGCAAAAAGTTTGTAGTTTTGATTTG containing:
- the queC gene encoding 7-cyano-7-deazaguanine synthase QueC; translated protein: MKKEKAIILLSGGIDSCVTAAIANQNYKLFALHINYGQRTSDREEKSFNDISEYYNIEKKFSVDIDYLRKIGGSSLTDVRLKVPDKVSKNIPSTYVPFRNAHLLGIAVSWAEVINAKKIFIGAMEEDSSGYPDCRESFFKVFNEAVKYGTKPNSKIKINTPILHKTKAEVVKLGFELRAPLCLTWSCYQNSEIACGICESCRLRINAFQEARYRDPIPYEIPINW